In Nitrospirota bacterium, the genomic window GGAAAAACCTTGTCCCTGTTGCCTATTATTGCCTCGAATATTCCATCACTGTGGCGCCTGTTCATAGGATAGGATATGTCAGGCCGTCCAGCGTCAATGACAGAGACCTCTTCTGCTTCAGGCAGAAAGGCCCTTACCACTATAACAGACTTGCCCTGAAACCATACTGGATGCATGCCGAGGTATGAGAATGGGTCATGATGCTCTGCGCGTAGGATAAGCTCCAGATCTTTATTTAAATTGTCTGCTTCCATATGGGATTTATTCTACCTTAATTACACATGTCCCTGCAATAAAATCGTGAAAACCCCGCTTATTCCTGTCAAATGCTATCATAATAAAGCCAAGGCCAAGGAAAAAGAAGGAAACAAAATATCCTATATATCTCAATAATGCCCTGCCATAGCTGACAGGCCCTCCTGATTTTGTAACAACGCGCAATCCCATCAGCCTCTTTCCGGGGGTCTGTCCCTCCCATCCGGTAAAGAACGTATAATAGAATGGTCCCAGCAACGTTCCAATAAAGAAGCCGAAGATTGTGGATAGATGCTCTACCTTTTCAGTGGACAGACCGGAGGTTAAGCCCCCGAGTCCGGTTGCAAGGCCTGCAACAAATGCAAAAAATGCAGTGGCAAAGAAAATAACGATATTATCAACAATAAATGCAACAAGCCGAATCCAGAACCCGCCTTTCTCAGTTGCTGTATTATTCATACTCATTCCTGAATCAGGGCTGGTCATGCACATAGGACATGACACAAAATCGTATTCTGTTGTATATCCGCATTTCGTGCATCGCATATCAGGACGTTATTTTATCATAAATAAAAAAAGGGGGCAGATTTATTTTAGGGGAAAAAAGAGGGACAGCGACTATTTATTTTTATTAAAAAATAAATAGTCGCTGTCCCTCTTTTTTTTACTTACCTTAATTATTAAATATCAAAATACAGATTGAACTCATAAGGATGCGGTCTGAGCCTCATTGCGTCTATTTCCCTGGTCCTCTTGTAGTTAATCCATGTGTCTATAACGTCTTCTGTAAATACGCCGCCTTTTAGCAGGAACTCCTTGTCATTGTCGAGGTGTTCCAGAGCCTCGTCCAGGGAGCCTGGAAGAGACGGGATGTCTGTCAGCTCCTCCGGCTTCATGTCATAGATATCCTTGTCAAGCGGGGCGCCCGGCTCAATCTTGTTTTCTATGCCGTCAAGACCTGCCATGAGCATGGCGGAGAATGCCAGATATGGATTGCATGACGCATCAGGGAATCTTACCTCAACCCTCTTGGCCTTTGGACTTGCTGAATACATAGGTATCCTTATGGATGCGCTCCTGTTCCTGCTGGAGTATGCGAGGTTCACCGGCGCCTCAAAACCAGGAACCAACCTTCTGTAGGAGTTGGTTGTTGGTGATGTCAGGGCTGCCAGTGCAGGCGCATGTTTGAGTATACCGCCAATGTAATAAAGCGCCATCTGACTCAATCCTGCGTATTCGCTCCCGGCAAATAATGGCTTGCCGCCCTTCCAGAGGCTTTGATGACAATGCATTCCGGACCCGTTGTCACCGAAGACCGGCTTAGGCATGAATGTCACAGTCTTATTGTGCCTCCTCGCAACCATCTTCACTACATACTTATATTGCAGGAGCTTGTCCGCAACACGGGTGAGTGTATCAAATCTCATGTCTATTTCGTTTTGACCGGCAGTTGCCACTTCATGATGCTGGGCCTCGATCTCTATACCGCACTTCTGCATCTCAAGAACCATCTCTGTCCTCAGGTCCTGCATCGTATCCATTGGAGGCACGGGGAAATAGCCTTCCTTATAGCGGGGCTTGTATCCAAGGTTCGGTCCTTCTTCCCTGCCTGTGTTCCACTGGCCTTCGATTGAATCTATATAGTAAAATCCGCAATGCTCATTCTGTGCATATCTGATGTCATCAAACACGAAGAACTCGGCCTCAGGGCCGAAATATGTTGTATCTGCAATCTTTGTTGATTTAAGATACTGCTCAGCCTTCTGGGCTATAAAGCGTGGATCCCTGCTGTAGTGTTCCCTTGTTATAGGGTCAATGACATTACAGATAAGGCTCAGGGTAGGGTGCTGTGTAAAGGGATCCATTATAGCTGTAGTTGGATCGGGTAACACCAGCATGTCGCTGTTATGTATTGCCTGCCAGCCGCGGATGCTTGAGCCGTCAAATCCCAGGCCATCTTCAAATGATGATTCGTTAAGAGCAGTCATCGGGATTGAAAAATGCTGCCAGAGACCCGGAAAGTCCATAAACCTCAGGTCTACCATTACTGCCTTGCCTTTTTTTGCTAAATCCAGTACCTCACGTGGTGTCATCTTCTGCTAACCTCCTTTTAAATAAAAATGGTTATTAAATTTTGTACCGGTTGGTAATCGGTACCCTCCAGTCCTTTCCAAATGCCCTTGCGGTTATCTTGATTCCGGGGGGGGCCTGCCTTCTCTTGTATTCACTCCTGTCAACCATTGATATTACCTTTGCAACGATCTCTTCCCTGAACCCGGCCTCAACGATTTCATTGAATGACCTGTCATCCTCTACATAAGAATGCAGAATCGTGTCAAGTACATCATATGGCGGCAGAGAATCCGTGTCCTTTTGCCCCGGCTTTAGTTCTGCTGTAGGTTCTTTAACAAGGACTCTTTCGGGAATAAGTGAAGTTCCTGCTCCGTTTATTGAGTTTCTGTACCGGGACAGTTCGTAAACGAGGGTCTTTGGCACATCCTTTATAACTGCAAATCCTCCGGCCATATCACCATAGAGGGTAGCGTATCCGACGCTCATCTCGCTCTTATTGCCTGTAGTAAGTACGAGCCATC contains:
- a CDS encoding RDD family protein, which translates into the protein MNNTATEKGGFWIRLVAFIVDNIVIFFATAFFAFVAGLATGLGGLTSGLSTEKVEHLSTIFGFFIGTLLGPFYYTFFTGWEGQTPGKRLMGLRVVTKSGGPVSYGRALLRYIGYFVSFFFLGLGFIMIAFDRNKRGFHDFIAGTCVIKVE
- the glnA gene encoding type I glutamate--ammonia ligase yields the protein MTPREVLDLAKKGKAVMVDLRFMDFPGLWQHFSIPMTALNESSFEDGLGFDGSSIRGWQAIHNSDMLVLPDPTTAIMDPFTQHPTLSLICNVIDPITREHYSRDPRFIAQKAEQYLKSTKIADTTYFGPEAEFFVFDDIRYAQNEHCGFYYIDSIEGQWNTGREEGPNLGYKPRYKEGYFPVPPMDTMQDLRTEMVLEMQKCGIEIEAQHHEVATAGQNEIDMRFDTLTRVADKLLQYKYVVKMVARRHNKTVTFMPKPVFGDNGSGMHCHQSLWKGGKPLFAGSEYAGLSQMALYYIGGILKHAPALAALTSPTTNSYRRLVPGFEAPVNLAYSSRNRSASIRIPMYSASPKAKRVEVRFPDASCNPYLAFSAMLMAGLDGIENKIEPGAPLDKDIYDMKPEELTDIPSLPGSLDEALEHLDNDKEFLLKGGVFTEDVIDTWINYKRTREIDAMRLRPHPYEFNLYFDI